Genomic DNA from Peribacillus simplex NBRC 15720 = DSM 1321:
TTAAAGATTTAGAATGATAAGAGCAAAAAGAAAAACCAAGATGGTATAGATAATGGCGGCGCGACAATGGAAACACTTGTACCGAAAATGTCATAATCAAATCCATTCAGGGAAATTAACGCAATCAGTCACGGATTGAAGATACTGGAGAGCCGTATGAAGGGAAAATTTCAAGTATGGTTGGGGATATTTATGTCAAAATTTGCTTATAGTATGTTTTCCTCGTAATGGTGTCGGTAACCCATGCCCATCAAGCTAAGAAAACAAGTCGACCCCAAACGAAAAAAAGATTTATGTGTTTTTCTAATGAGCCCAAGAGGGATTTATAGAATTTTAACTTGATGGCTATGTGGCGAGACCTCATTAAAAGTCTTTTCACATTAAAAAGGCCTAACAGGAAAGAAAAGAATTAGCCATTTCCTGATAACATAACTAAGTCATACAAGTAATTAACAACTTTACCCATACTCCAAGCTATTATTGCTTAACTAATTGCAATTACAGCTAAACTCACAACTTTTATTAACTCTAATTTGCCTTTATCCACCTATATCTCTCCTCAACCTGTACTATTTAGGAGTATATATTCTTCAACGATAATAAATAATCCTTGTGCAACTAACCTGCCCCTTTCGTATTATAAGGTCAGCCAGAAAATATTTCTGGTTGACCATTTTTTATATGGTTTTATTATAACGGTAGCCGGGGCAAAACGTACCTGCTCGTGGGGATAGACCCCGTCAACTAAACAGTTTGCCCCCTACTTGTAGAAACATGATTAGGCTGGTTGGGACGTAGATCTCGTATAACAAGCGAAGCTGTGACACTGCAAGGAGAAATAGGGGTACCGGTAATCCACTAGATCAGGAGGAGATTTAGAATGAATCCAGTCGTTGGTCTGGATATTTCAAAAGGGGAAAGTCAGGTTCAAGCATTTTTGGATAAGGGTAAACCTTATCAAAGGAGTTTTAAAATAACTCATACTGTTGAGGGGCTTAATTTACTTGTAGCGTTTCTTGAGGATGTAAAGAAAGAGTCTGGTCAGAAGCCTTCAGTCGTTTTAGAAGCCACTGGACATTATCAAGCTCCAGTCGTTCATTACTTGGAAGAACGAGGATATTTATTGATTATCATTAATCCATTGATTTCATATAAGGCAAGAGGATCAAGCTTAAGAAAGGTAAAAACAGATGCCATTGATGCCTATCTTCTCTGTGAGTTGTTTTATAAAGAAGAATTAGAGCCATATAAAAAGCGTGGAGTCCAGTTATTGAACCTTCGTAATCTCACAAGACAACATGAAAACATAACTGGCGTTATGGTTCAAACAAAGCTTCAATTTCAGGCAGTGCTTGAACAAGTGTTTCCTGAATATAAAGGAGTTTTTGGAGATTTATATTCTGTGGTGTCACTCTTAACTCTTTCAGAGTTCCCCTCTTCAGAGGACATTTTGAAGGCAAGTGAAGAAGCAATGACAGCAAGGATATTTGAGTTATGCAAGAGTAGATCAATTAAATGGGCAAATGAAAAAGCGATTCAGCTTAAAGCTGCGGCAGCTCGTAACCCTTTTGAAAAGACAGTCTATCAGAGTCATATTTTAAGCCTTGGTATGTATATAAATATTCTTCTTCAGTACAAAGAGCATCTATCAAAGTTAGAGGCAGAGATAGACGCCCTCGCTAAAGAAATTGAAGAATATACGATCCTCAAATCTATCCCAGGTATCGGAGAAAAGATCGCGGCAACGATTATTTCTGAAATTGGTGAGATAGATCGATTTAATAATCCTAAAAAACTTGTAGCTTTCTCTGGAGTTGATCCTAGTGTATTCGAATCCGGTAAGTTTACAGCTACCAAAAATAGAATCACTAAAAGAGGTTCTAGCAGACTTCGACATGCCTTATATATGGCGGTTCGTTGTGCTATTCGTGATTGCCGGAAGTCTAAGACAACTGATGAAATTATCCCTCGAAATAAGAAGCTACGCGTGTTTTATGACAAGAAACGCGAGGAAGGAAAGCCTTATAAGGTAGCCGTCATAGCCTGTGTAAATAAGCTCTTACACTGGATTTTCGCTCTATTAAAGAACAAAATGACTTTCCAAGATATTGTTTAAAATTTATATTTAACTAAAAAGAACAAAACCTTCCAAATGAGAGTCTGAAGGAAGGTTATTTGGTATGCCTATTATTAGTATATCACGTATGTTTTTATCTTTTTATTG
This window encodes:
- a CDS encoding IS110 family transposase yields the protein MNPVVGLDISKGESQVQAFLDKGKPYQRSFKITHTVEGLNLLVAFLEDVKKESGQKPSVVLEATGHYQAPVVHYLEERGYLLIIINPLISYKARGSSLRKVKTDAIDAYLLCELFYKEELEPYKKRGVQLLNLRNLTRQHENITGVMVQTKLQFQAVLEQVFPEYKGVFGDLYSVVSLLTLSEFPSSEDILKASEEAMTARIFELCKSRSIKWANEKAIQLKAAAARNPFEKTVYQSHILSLGMYINILLQYKEHLSKLEAEIDALAKEIEEYTILKSIPGIGEKIAATIISEIGEIDRFNNPKKLVAFSGVDPSVFESGKFTATKNRITKRGSSRLRHALYMAVRCAIRDCRKSKTTDEIIPRNKKLRVFYDKKREEGKPYKVAVIACVNKLLHWIFALLKNKMTFQDIV